A window of the Brassica oleracea var. oleracea cultivar TO1000 chromosome C1, BOL, whole genome shotgun sequence genome harbors these coding sequences:
- the LOC106322852 gene encoding protein TRANSPARENT TESTA 12-like has protein sequence MAASQNDGVYQPLLHPQSDGTVPLSPSTESSNGELERVLSDVETPLFHRLRKATMIESKLLFKLAAPAVIVYMINYLMSMSTQIFSGHLGNLELAAASLGNTGIQIFAYGLMLGMGSAVETLCGQAFGGRKYEMLGIYLQRSTVLLTLTGVLLTLIYVFSKPILLFLGESPEIASAASIFVYGLIPQIFAYAVNFPIQKFLQSQSIVAPSAYISTATLFVHLLLSWLAIYKLGMGLLGASLVLSLSWWIIVVAQFVYIVTSDRCRETWRGFSVQAFSGLPSFFKLSAASSVMLCLETWYFQILVLLAGLLENPELALDSLSICMTISGWVFMISVGFNAAISVRVSNELGAGNPKSASFSVIIVNIYSLITCVILAIVILAFRDVLSYAFTEGEEVSAAVSDLCPLLALTLVLNGIQPVLSGVAVGCGWQTFVAKVNVGCYYIIGIPLGALFGFYFKFDAKGIWTGMICGTLIQTVILAWVTFRTDWTKEVEEASKRLNKWSNKKLEVVPE, from the exons ATGGCCGCATCTCAAAACGATGGCGTATACCAACCGCTTCTCCACCCTCAGTCTGATGGAACGGTGCCGCTTTCTCCTTCGACGGAGTCTAGCAACGGCGAGCTAGAGAGAGTGCTTTCCGACGTGGAAACTCCGTTGTTTCACCGCCTTCGTAAGGCCACAATGATTGAATCCAAGCTTCTCTTCAAACTTGCTGCGCCTGCGGTCATCGTGTACATGATAAACTACCTCATGTCCATGTCCACTCAAATATTCTCTGGCCATCTCGGAAACCTAGAACTCGCTGCCGCTTCACTTGGTAACACCGGGATACAAATCTTCGCATACGGTCTCATG TTAGGAATGGGTAGTGCGGTAGAAACGTTGTGTGGTCAAGCGTTTGGAGGTAGAAAATACGAGATGCTTGGCATATATCTCCAGAGATCCACCGTGTTACTCACTCTCACCGGCGTTCTCCTAACGTTAATCTACGTCTTCTCCAAACCCATTTTGCTTTTCCTCGGAGAGTCGCCGGAGATAGCTTCCGCCGCGTCTATCTTCGTATACGGCCTTATCCCTCAAATCTTTGCCTACGCCGTTAACTTCCCTATCCAAAAGTTTCTACAGTCGCAAAGCATCGTTGCTCCGAGTGCTTACATCTCAACGGCCACGCTCTTCGTTCACCTTCTCTTAAGCTGGCTCGCTATATACAAGCTTGGCATGGGGCTTCTTGGAGCGTCGCTGGTGCTCAGCCTCTCGTGGTGGATTATTGTGGTGGCTCAGTTTGTTTACATCGTGACGAGTGATCGGTGTCGTGAGACGTGGAGAGGGTTTAGTGTGCAGGCGTTCTCGGGGCTACCGAGTTTTTTCAAACTCTCCGCCGCCTCCTCCGTGATGCTATGCCTTGAAACTTGGTATTTTCAGATTCTCGTTCTTCTCGCCGGACTTCTCGAGAATCCGGAGCTAGCTCTTGATTCTCTCTCCATTTG CATGACGATTTCAGGATGGGTGTTTATGATATCTGTTGGATTCAACGCAGCGATAAG TGTAAGAGTGAGCAATGAATTGGGAGCTGGAAACCCTAAATCAGCATCGTTTTCTGTTATCATCGTCAACATATATTCGTTAATCACATGTGTGATCTTAGCCATTGTGATCTTGGCGTTCCGTGACGTCTTGAGCTATGCTTTCACCGAAGGTGAAGAAGTTTCAGCTGCAGTTTCTGATCTCTGCCCGCTTCTTGCTTTAACGCTTGTCCTCAATGGAATCCAACCCGTCCTTTCTG GTGTGGCGGTTGGATGCGGTTGGCAAACGTTTGTGGCCAAAGTTAACGTTGGATGTTACTACATTATCGGAATTCCTCTTGGGGCTCTCTTTGGATTTTACTTCAAGTTCGATGCCAAG GGTATATGGACGGGAATGATATGTGGAACTCTTATACAAACTGTTATTTTAGCATGGGTCACGTTTCGAACAGACTGGACAAAAGAG GTGGAAGAAGCTTCTAAAAGGTTGAACAAATGGAGCAACAAGAAACTGGAAGTGGTTCCCGAATGA